Proteins from one Podospora pseudoanserina strain CBS 124.78 chromosome 1, whole genome shotgun sequence genomic window:
- a CDS encoding hypothetical protein (EggNog:ENOG503PUG2), producing MSSSKQQEKGSASQLVAAKPAKAIPAKRTADDDEVEFISCCPVKKPRLNDQPAPNPHLNNQKLDLAVSRITKTSAQLHPASASHRHASDQPAPPSSVTRTTDTGPAPSQDPSPRMSPEQPSALIQALESFAFPTDFPPISRVPRMSVAVSPKQMSQPMPSTSHPTSLFASSSALFNSTSSPCFEQVPCLDFGGIAMNNPAYETGQMLSPSDNNALITSSTHMSSQMINQAAFGPNAIPFAMYSMGSLVPMPQQNMNLNMNSSPNPWMNPRPMQSQSPPVLQPHNPKQEQQPRHMLIPPGSQSTPGHPCCSTSVQSPIHNQSPCKPPGLHCTVVQQEHMRWLQQAPLQPSSQLQTQILPVLPPPPPPQLLKAPTAAPEKQPPNKTKFTIPLRKKPSPNLLIDIAETAEETFPYDEVAARHGVTPQKVFDTLSAIVLIPLLRCPTDKRRAGKLAHDRVKFYTQKKNTMGKEKGEVTRVKEVRQFLEENRQQGGG from the coding sequence ATGTCGTCTTCGAAAcagcaggagaaggggtCAGCGTCCCAGCTAGTGGCAGCAAAGCCCGCTAAAGCAATCCCAGCCAAACGGACGGCggacgatgatgaagtgGAGTTTATATCTTGTTGTCCCGTCAAGAAGCCACGCCTGAACGACCAGCCAGCCCCAAACCCACACCTGAACAATCAAAAGCTAGACCTGGCAGTTTCTAGAATAACCAAAACCAGCGCGCAGTTACATCCAGCTTCTGCTAGCCATCGCCATGCTTCCGATCAACCTGCACCACCCAGCAGCGTCACTAGAACTACTGACACTGGGCCAGCCCCATCTCAGGATCCTAGCCCCAGAATGAGCCCCGAACAACCCAGTGCATTAATCCAAGCTCTTGAAAGCTTTGCCTTCCCTACGGATTTCCCTCCAATCAGTCGCGTGCCACGCATGTCGGTGGCAGTTTCACCCAAACAGATGTCGCAGCCAATGCCATCTACAAGCCATCCAACATCGCTTTTCGCCAGTTCCAGCGCTTTGTTCAATTCCACATCGTCGCCATGTTTCGAGCAAGTCCCCTGCCTCGATTTTGGGGGGATCGCAATGAACAATCCGGCGTATGAGACAGGTCAGATGCTTTCACCATCAGATAACAATGCTCTCATCACTAGCAGCACACACATGTCCAGTCAGATGATCAACCAAGCAGCATTCGGACCAAACGCTATTCCCTTTGCAATGTACTCTATGGGAAGTCTTGTTCCAATGCCGCAACAAAACATGAACTTGAACATGAACTCGAGCCCAAACCCGTGGATGAATCCACGTCCAATGCAAAGTCAGAGTCCACCGGTATTGCAACCTCACAACCCgaaacaagaacaacaaccacgacacATGTTGATTCCACCGGGCTCGCAATCGACGCCAGGGCACCCATGTTGCTCAACCTCTGTCCAAAGTCCGATTCATAATCAAAGCCCATGCAAGCCACCCGGCCTTCATTGCACCGTAGTTCAACAAGAGCACATGCGTTGGCTTCAGCAAGCTCCTCTTCAGCCGTCCTCTCAACTGCAGACGCAAATATTACCAgtgctcccaccaccaccaccaccccaattGTTGAAAGCACCCACCGCAGCCCCCGAAAAACAGCCTCCCAATAAGACAAAattcaccatccccctccgcAAAAAGCCGTCTCCAAACTTGCTCATCGACATTGCCGAAACGGCCGAGGAAACCTTCCCGTACGACGAGGTGGCCGCCCGCCACGGGGTGACGCCCCAAAAAGTCTTTGATACGCTCTCCGCCATTGTTCTGATTCCGCTGTTGCGCTGTCCAACTGATAAACGCCGCGCTGGAAAGTTGGCACATGATAGAGTCAAGTTTTATacccagaagaagaatacCATgggaaaggagaagggggaggtgacgAGGGTAAAGGAGGTGAGGcagtttttggaggagaatAGACAGCAGGGGGGGGGATAG
- a CDS encoding hypothetical protein (COG:O; COG:T; EggNog:ENOG503NW2Z; MEROPS:MER0030137): MAQAPNGRARLSFCLVNCSPHHLQLSLILPPTILCLSPNEIEVTTKLASKYTPKEAISIFFDPEAITNRRSTTMANQAGGANELLSVQKSSDSGLQIILHPLPILEISDFITRGYQRNYKGAVVGGLLGQQNGREITIEHSFSIKSVKKEEDGGVYELDEEWFRQRLDQMKLVHKSPQLDLVGWYALVPKSGPTVLHLPIHRQISTVNESAVLLGFHLEDMLSPAAGDPLPITIYESNMEAEGEDKEMKDSENPTNMVLRFRKLPYATETGEAEMIGMQFIREGGANASADDTPVETKNIAEQFEQKIAVTDGKGKRRAVMTSGSVSKNPVSPSKGKGKQKDEPSSSPPQAEPPNPDINLTRSESEYMAALQAKFNAIKMLKSRIALIITYLQRLPPTFTEGKQTTQEASDAARASGGQYTIPSNNILRHIQSLVTNIDLVTPAEQAALRKEMLQETNDVKLISLISDLLTSVAEVKEAGKKFSILESSKQTRGPRGGVGYGGPVGDKSNDYELTGSYSPIHSRGHAEFGTTGSVSQEFGGASDMLHNLSD; encoded by the exons atggcccaagctcccaacGGCAGGGCAAGGCTGAGCTTCTGCCTTGTGAATTGCTCCCCGCATcatctccagctctcccTAATTCTTCCACCAACAATCTTGTGTTTGTCTCCCAACGAAATCGAAGTAACTACCAAACTTGCTTCCAAATACACGCCCAAAGAAGCCATAAGTATTTTTTTCGACCCAGAAGCGATCACGAACCGAAGAAGCACCACCATGGCGAACCAGGCAGGAGGGGCCAACGAGCTGCTATCCGTCCAGAAGTCATCAGACTCCGGTCTCCAAATCATTCTTCACCCACTCCCGATCCTTGAGATTTCCGACTTTATTACCAGAGGCTACCAAAGGAACTACAAGGgcgccgttgttggtggacTTCTTGGTCAGCAAAATGGCCGCGAGATCACTATTGAGCACAGTTTCAGCATCAAGTcagtgaagaaggaggaggatggtggtgtctACGAGCTCGATGAAGAATGGTTCAGGCAAAGATTGGATCAAA TGAAACTTGTCCACAAATCACCACAGCTCGACCTGGTAGGCTGGTATGCCCTCGTGCCCAAGTCGGGCCCAACGGTCCTCCACCTGCCAATCCACCGCCAAATCAGCACTGTCAACGAGTCCGCCGTATTGTTAGGATTCCATCTGGAGGACATGCTTTCTCCCGCGGCTGGGGACCCGCTTCCAATCACGATATATGAGTCGAACATGGAGGCCGAAGGTGAAGATAAGGAGATGAAGGATTCCGaaaacccaaccaacatgGTTCTCCGCTTCCGCAAACTTCCCTACGCAACTGAGACTGGAGAGGCCGAGATGATAGGCATGCAGTTCATTCGTGAGGGTGGCGCCAACGCTTCGGCAGATGATACCCCAGTCGAAACCAAAAACATCGCTGAGCAATTTGAGCAAAAGATCGCCGTGACGGATGGCAAGGGCAAGCGTAGGGCCGTTATGACCTCTGGTTCCGTTTCGAAGAACCCAGTCAGTCCGAGTAAAGGCAAGGGGAAACAAAAGGACgagccctcctcttccccaccgCAGGCCGAGCCACCCAATCCcgacatcaacctcaccaggTCAGAGTCAGAGTACATGGCTGCGCTCCAAGCAAAGTTCAATGCTATCAAGATGCTCAAATCACGTATCGCTTTGATCATCACCTATCTGCaacgcctccctcccacttTCACGGAAGGAAAGCAAACCACACAGGAAGCTTCTGATGCTGCTCGTGCCTCTGGCGGCCAATACACGATTCCCTCGAATAACATACTCCGGCACATTCAGTCGCTGGTCACCAACATTGACCTTGTCACCCCTGCTGAACAGGCTGCTTTGCGAAAGGAAATGCTGCAGGAGACCAACGATGTAAAACTCATCTCTTTGATCTCTGACTTGTTGACCAGCGTCGctgaggtcaaggaggcaGGTAAAAAGTTCAGCATCCTGGAGTCATCAAAACAAACACGTGGACcgagaggtggtgttgggtatGGCGGGCCAGTGGGAGACAAGAGCAATGACTATGAATTAACCGGTTCCTATAGCCCTATTCATTCGAGGGGACATGCTGAGTTTGGCACGACAGGGTCTGTTTCACAAGAGTTTGGTGGTGCCTCCGATATGCTTCACAACCTCTCTGATTAA